Proteins from one Acidiphilium multivorum AIU301 genomic window:
- a CDS encoding peptide ABC transporter substrate-binding protein gives MRSRLLAAVILAMVAAGPSFSAGRCDTVVVPPGLGLGTPPASVDSLNPFLIGSAYDAEAAGLLYDGLLWISRNHTITWSRSIASAIEVSNDKTTFTVTMKPRTWSDGVPVTAEDVKFTFDLIRKLGKTYTGYGQGGMPGLVKSLNVLGPHRFRVVLKRSVNPTWFELTGLSQLTPFPAHAWTRYSVNQMWRLQSTPSFFRVVDGPFRIGRYVMGRYISFVPNPTYQGHKPDIRRFIMVFLNSDGAVFEGLRTGTLDAGNLPFSLWRAQRKLPDARELRLPPNFGFDYMELSYRNPKVAFFRDVRVRQAIADAIDQKRIIRLLLHGTTKPQHGPVPVDPPTFLSPAAKAGKYPVGYDTAKAKALLAAAGWKPGPDGIRMKDGKRLAFTDVIPSGNVTGQLGAELIQADLRAVGIAMTIREVTFSQMLVLSYKPLQWEAMQFGWALGVYPDDSAQLASDGAFNQSGYSDARMDALLKDVQTKPGLEPLYAYQDYAAAQQPEIFLPEPGSVVLVRNGLEGVRKFLSPTGAWSPQYLHWAPGACGGRR, from the coding sequence ATGCGATCGCGCCTGCTGGCGGCGGTGATTCTGGCCATGGTCGCGGCAGGGCCGAGCTTCAGCGCGGGACGCTGCGACACGGTGGTGGTGCCGCCGGGGCTCGGGCTCGGCACGCCGCCGGCGAGCGTCGATTCACTCAACCCGTTCCTGATCGGCTCCGCCTACGATGCCGAAGCCGCCGGCCTGCTCTATGACGGGCTGCTCTGGATCAGCCGCAACCACACCATCACCTGGTCGCGCAGCATCGCATCGGCGATCGAGGTCTCCAATGACAAGACCACCTTCACCGTGACGATGAAGCCTCGCACCTGGTCGGACGGCGTACCGGTGACGGCGGAGGACGTGAAATTCACCTTCGACCTGATCCGCAAGCTCGGGAAAACCTATACCGGCTACGGCCAGGGCGGCATGCCGGGGCTGGTGAAGTCGCTCAACGTGCTCGGGCCGCACCGCTTCCGGGTGGTGCTGAAGCGGAGCGTGAACCCGACCTGGTTCGAACTGACCGGCCTCAGCCAGCTGACCCCGTTTCCCGCCCATGCCTGGACCCGCTATTCCGTCAACCAGATGTGGCGGCTGCAATCGACGCCCTCGTTCTTCCGGGTGGTGGACGGCCCCTTCCGGATCGGCCGCTACGTCATGGGCCGCTACATCAGTTTCGTGCCCAACCCGACCTATCAGGGCCACAAGCCGGACATCCGTCGGTTCATCATGGTCTTCCTGAATTCGGACGGCGCGGTGTTCGAGGGGTTGCGCACCGGCACGCTCGATGCCGGCAACCTGCCCTTCTCGCTGTGGCGGGCGCAGCGGAAGCTGCCCGACGCGCGGGAGCTGCGACTGCCGCCAAATTTCGGCTTCGACTACATGGAACTGAGCTATCGCAACCCGAAAGTCGCCTTCTTCCGCGATGTGCGGGTGCGCCAGGCGATTGCCGACGCAATCGACCAGAAGCGAATCATCCGCCTGCTCCTGCACGGGACAACGAAGCCGCAACACGGGCCGGTGCCGGTGGACCCGCCGACCTTTCTCTCGCCCGCGGCGAAGGCCGGGAAATATCCCGTGGGTTATGACACGGCAAAGGCGAAGGCCCTGCTCGCCGCCGCGGGCTGGAAACCGGGACCGGACGGCATCAGGATGAAGGACGGCAAGCGTCTTGCCTTCACCGACGTGATTCCCTCCGGCAACGTGACCGGCCAGCTCGGCGCCGAGCTGATCCAGGCGGATCTGCGCGCCGTCGGCATCGCGATGACGATCCGCGAGGTCACGTTCAGCCAGATGCTGGTGCTCAGCTACAAGCCACTTCAATGGGAGGCGATGCAGTTCGGCTGGGCGCTCGGCGTCTACCCCGACGATTCCGCCCAGCTTGCAAGCGATGGCGCGTTCAACCAGTCCGGCTACAGCGACGCGCGGATGGACGCGCTGCTGAAGGATGTGCAGACGAAGCCGGGCCTGGAACCACTCTACGCCTATCAGGATTATGCGGCGGCACAGCAGCCGGAAATTTTCCTGCCCGAGCCTGGCAGCGTGGTGCTGGTGCGCAACGGGCTCGAGGGCGTGCGGAAGTTCCTCAGCCCGACCGGCGCGTGGTCACCGCAATACCTGCACTGGGCGCCGGGCGCGTGTGGTGGGCGCCGGTGA
- a CDS encoding energy transducer TonB, which translates to MRTEGATANGAIPPWQPDELGLPRATAAGLVIVGLIAAAAFYAARHLPRYRTPLAPATTVHLVRLAPPLPLPPQPVQPPPPPLPVPPPPVPPPPQPKPLPPPPAPSPMPPPKPLPNVVHHPPPPPHPRPKPQPVHRPVPHPAPPPPRAKRPPPQPAFDFAQYAAGLRGPLQREVHVTQTMRMLGVNGTAFIEFTLAPNGKLLSAQVYRSSGNPLIDRAALDAVRHHRFPPFPGTEDKTFAVPIEIRVGE; encoded by the coding sequence ATGAGGACGGAGGGGGCGACCGCGAACGGCGCCATTCCGCCCTGGCAGCCGGACGAGCTGGGCCTGCCGCGGGCGACGGCGGCGGGGCTGGTGATTGTCGGGCTGATCGCCGCCGCGGCGTTCTACGCCGCGCGCCATCTGCCGCGCTACCGCACACCGCTGGCGCCCGCCACCACCGTGCATCTGGTCCGGCTCGCGCCCCCCCTGCCCTTGCCACCGCAGCCGGTGCAGCCGCCGCCACCGCCGCTACCCGTGCCTCCCCCGCCGGTTCCGCCGCCGCCGCAGCCGAAACCGCTGCCACCGCCGCCCGCACCCTCACCCATGCCGCCGCCCAAGCCGCTGCCGAACGTGGTGCACCATCCGCCACCGCCACCGCACCCGCGGCCCAAGCCGCAGCCGGTCCATCGCCCGGTGCCGCATCCGGCGCCGCCGCCACCCAGGGCAAAGAGGCCACCGCCGCAACCGGCCTTCGATTTCGCGCAATACGCCGCCGGACTTCGCGGGCCGCTGCAGCGCGAAGTGCATGTGACGCAGACAATGCGCATGCTCGGCGTGAATGGCACGGCATTCATCGAGTTCACCCTGGCGCCGAACGGAAAGCTGCTTTCGGCGCAGGTCTACCGCAGCAGCGGCAACCCACTGATCGACCGCGCGGCGCTGGATGCCGTCCGGCACCACCGCTTCCCGCCCTTCCCCGGCACGGAGGACAAGACCTTCGCGGTGCCGATCGAGATCAGGGTCGGGGAGTGA
- a CDS encoding ATP-binding protein, translated as MDQPTYDLLARIADALDRLAPPPPLPAEVSAHDAYVWHPERAALEPVDQVSRVPIGLLQGVERQKDILTENTLRFARGLPANNAMLWGARGMGKSSLVKAAHAAANRAFPGSLALIEIHREDIATLPALLDILRGQPRQCLILCDDLSFEREDADYKALKSVLDGGIKGRPDNVLFYATSNRRHLMPRDMIENERSTAIHASEATEEKVSLSDRFGIWLGFHNCDQQTFFAMIEGYAKAFALDVDAETLHAEAVEWSVTRGARSGRVAWQFICDLAGRLGRRIEAGAAP; from the coding sequence ATGGACCAGCCGACATACGACCTGCTCGCCCGCATCGCCGATGCGCTCGACCGCCTCGCCCCGCCGCCGCCGCTGCCGGCCGAGGTGAGCGCGCACGATGCCTATGTCTGGCATCCCGAGCGCGCGGCGCTGGAGCCGGTGGATCAGGTCTCGCGCGTGCCGATCGGGCTGCTGCAGGGCGTGGAGCGGCAGAAGGACATCCTGACCGAGAACACGCTGCGCTTCGCCCGCGGCCTGCCGGCCAACAACGCCATGCTCTGGGGCGCGCGCGGGATGGGCAAGTCCTCGCTGGTGAAAGCGGCGCATGCGGCGGCGAACCGGGCGTTTCCCGGCAGCCTCGCGCTGATCGAGATCCATCGCGAGGACATCGCCACCCTGCCGGCGCTGCTCGACATCCTGCGCGGCCAGCCCCGCCAGTGCCTGATCCTGTGCGACGATCTCAGCTTCGAGCGCGAGGATGCCGACTACAAGGCACTCAAATCGGTGCTCGATGGCGGCATCAAGGGCCGGCCGGACAACGTGCTGTTCTACGCGACCTCGAACCGTCGGCACCTGATGCCGCGTGACATGATCGAGAACGAACGCAGCACCGCGATCCACGCCTCGGAGGCGACGGAGGAAAAAGTATCGCTGTCGGATCGCTTCGGCATCTGGCTCGGGTTTCACAATTGTGATCAGCAGACCTTCTTCGCCATGATCGAGGGCTATGCGAAAGCGTTCGCCCTCGATGTCGACGCCGAAACCCTCCATGCGGAGGCCGTGGAATGGTCGGTGACGCGCGGCGCCCGGTCGGGGCGGGTGGCCTGGCAGTTCATCTGCGATCTCGCCGGGCGGCTCGGCCGCCGGATCGAGGCCGGCGCGGCGCCTTGA
- the yajC gene encoding preprotein translocase subunit YajC, producing the protein MFIATAYAAASSSPSGAMAAVINFAPLVLIVIVFYFILIRPQQQQAKTQKARLAAIRRGDKVVTGGGIVGQVAKALDGAEEIEVDIAPNVRITVLRSTISSVLTDSKPAETKAAEPKKK; encoded by the coding sequence ATGTTCATCGCCACCGCCTATGCCGCTGCCTCGTCATCACCTTCCGGTGCAATGGCGGCGGTGATCAATTTCGCACCGCTGGTGCTGATCGTCATCGTCTTCTACTTCATCCTGATCCGCCCGCAGCAGCAGCAGGCCAAGACGCAGAAGGCACGCCTCGCCGCCATCCGCCGCGGCGACAAGGTGGTGACCGGCGGCGGCATTGTCGGCCAGGTGGCCAAGGCTCTGGATGGCGCCGAGGAAATCGAGGTCGATATCGCCCCCAACGTCCGCATCACCGTGCTGCGCAGCACCATCAGCAGCGTGCTGACCGACTCGAAGCCGGCCGAGACCAAGGCGGCCGAGCCGAAGAAGAAGTAA
- a CDS encoding superoxide dismutase produces MAFELPALPYAHAALAAHGMCQETLELHHGKHHQAYVTALNGFVEKNADLQGKSLEEIVAFTYNKADLAPVFNNAGQHWNHNLFWQCMSPTDGGKLPGRLEAKIAEDFGGVAQFKDAFKTAGTTQFGSGWAWLILTPGGKLAVTKTPNGSNPVATGEGKPLLGLDVWEHSYYLDFRNRRPDYIQNWLDKLANYAHAEHLLG; encoded by the coding sequence ATGGCCTTTGAACTCCCCGCGTTGCCCTATGCGCACGCAGCCCTTGCCGCGCATGGCATGTGCCAGGAAACGCTCGAACTGCACCACGGCAAGCACCATCAGGCCTATGTGACGGCGCTGAACGGTTTCGTCGAGAAGAACGCCGACCTGCAGGGCAAGAGCCTTGAGGAGATCGTCGCCTTCACCTACAACAAGGCCGATCTCGCGCCGGTGTTCAACAATGCCGGGCAGCACTGGAACCACAATCTGTTCTGGCAGTGCATGTCGCCGACCGACGGCGGCAAGCTGCCGGGCCGGCTGGAAGCGAAAATCGCCGAGGACTTCGGCGGCGTCGCGCAGTTCAAGGACGCGTTCAAGACCGCCGGCACCACCCAGTTCGGCTCTGGCTGGGCCTGGCTGATCCTGACCCCCGGCGGCAAGCTCGCCGTGACAAAGACGCCGAACGGCTCCAACCCGGTCGCCACCGGCGAGGGCAAGCCGCTGCTCGGCCTCGATGTGTGGGAGCACTCCTACTATCTCGATTTCCGCAACCGCCGGCCGGACTATATCCAGAACTGGCTCGACAAGCTCGCCAACTATGCCCACGCCGAGCACCTGCTGGGCTGA
- a CDS encoding squalene/phytoene synthase family protein encodes MNEPDLAAQVRRADPDRFLGAIFAPPQSRRWLFVLYAFNHELARAREVASQPPLALIRLQWWREVVEGADRAHPLAVELRAGLAQGIFSDAALTALIDAREAEAEPIPDRAAFLDYARGTAGGLARIAGTVLGVTESAELAALEDLGTGYGIAGILRAAPALEAAGRDLLPQDGTDPAALRDEAARLLRRRAPRAGLAAALPAVLARRDLRRPTGPAPRGLADRIAVVIAGLTGRC; translated from the coding sequence ATGAACGAACCCGATCTCGCGGCCCAGGTCCGCCGCGCCGATCCCGACCGCTTCCTCGGCGCGATCTTCGCCCCGCCGCAATCGCGACGCTGGCTGTTCGTGCTCTACGCCTTCAATCATGAACTGGCCCGGGCGCGCGAAGTCGCGAGCCAGCCGCCGCTCGCGCTGATTCGCCTGCAATGGTGGCGCGAGGTCGTTGAAGGCGCCGATCGCGCCCATCCGCTCGCCGTGGAACTCCGTGCCGGGCTGGCCCAAGGCATCTTTTCCGATGCCGCCCTCACGGCGCTGATCGACGCGCGCGAGGCCGAAGCCGAACCGATTCCCGACCGCGCCGCCTTTCTCGACTACGCGCGCGGCACGGCGGGGGGGCTGGCGCGGATTGCCGGCACGGTGCTCGGCGTGACCGAGTCCGCCGAACTCGCGGCGCTGGAGGACCTCGGCACCGGCTATGGCATTGCCGGCATTCTCCGCGCCGCCCCCGCGCTTGAAGCCGCCGGCCGCGACCTGCTGCCGCAGGATGGCACCGACCCTGCGGCCTTGCGCGACGAGGCGGCCCGCCTGCTGCGCCGCCGCGCGCCGCGTGCCGGTTTGGCCGCCGCCCTGCCGGCGGTGCTCGCCCGGCGCGACCTGCGCCGCCCGACCGGTCCGGCGCCGCGCGGCCTCGCGGACCGGATTGCCGTTGTCATCGCCGGGCTGACCGGCCGCTGTTGA
- the gyrA gene encoding DNA gyrase subunit A, protein MTDTTDQTEGPSGQVPVTIEQEMRRSYLDYAMSVIVSRALPDARDGLKPVHRRILYAMQEAGNTPDKPYRKSARMVGDVMGKYHPHGDAAIYDAAVRMAQGFSMRVPLIDGQGNFGSVDGDPPAAMRYTEARLADAAMALLADIDKDTVDFQPTYDESDSEPRVLPAAFPNLLVNGGNGIAVGMATNIPPHNPAEIIDATLHLIAQPEATLDDLMRIVPGPDFPTGGIILGRSGIRSAFETGRGGIVVRARTSIEEIRKDRMAIIVSELPYQVNKATLLERIAELVRAKEIEGIADLRDESDREGMRMVIELKRDATPEVVLNHLYRFTQMQTGFGINMLALDGGRPRQLGLRDALDCFIAFREDVILRRSRFELNKARDRAHLLVGLGIAVANIDEVIALIRAAPDAASARIALMARDWPAGDVRPLLELIDDHGNQISADGTVRLTEAQARGILELRLQRLTGLEREKIQSELAEVGRRIGELLEIIASRPRRLEVMRDELLAVRARIAAPRLTSIEDSVADQDDESLIEPGQMVVTMTRDGFIKRTPLEAFRAQNRGGRGRAAASMRGDDVITRSFNAHTHQFVLFFSQGGKAFREKVWRLPESAPAAKGRAIVNILPELNGDAVTAVLPLPQDESLWNDLHLVFATASGNVRRNRLADFRNVRSTGLIAMKLDDGDRLIGVATCREGDDVFLATRQARCIRFQITDDTLRVFAGRDSSGVRGIRLGAGDEVISLSVLRHVEASVDERAAYLKYAAAQRRAGGEEGELDAVESDEAAADIQLTPERIAALQSAEEMILTVTTGGFGKLSSAYEYRVTGRGGQGIANIALAARNGRAVAASFPVRPGDDIMLVTDQGKLIRAPVDQVRITGRQAMGVTLVRVEKDEQVTSVFPVLDDGGDEAGEEQDG, encoded by the coding sequence ATGACTGACACGACCGACCAGACCGAAGGGCCAAGCGGCCAGGTGCCCGTGACGATCGAGCAGGAGATGCGCCGCTCCTATCTCGATTACGCCATGTCCGTGATCGTCTCGCGCGCCCTGCCGGATGCGCGGGACGGGCTGAAGCCGGTGCATCGCCGAATCCTCTACGCGATGCAGGAGGCCGGCAACACGCCGGACAAGCCCTATCGCAAATCCGCCCGCATGGTCGGCGACGTGATGGGCAAATACCACCCGCACGGCGACGCCGCGATCTACGATGCCGCGGTCCGCATGGCCCAGGGCTTCTCGATGCGGGTGCCGCTGATCGACGGCCAGGGCAATTTCGGTTCGGTCGACGGCGATCCGCCGGCGGCGATGCGCTACACCGAGGCCCGCCTCGCCGATGCCGCGATGGCCCTGCTCGCCGACATCGACAAGGATACGGTCGATTTCCAGCCGACCTATGACGAGAGCGACAGCGAGCCCCGCGTCCTGCCCGCCGCGTTCCCGAACCTGCTGGTCAATGGCGGCAACGGCATCGCCGTGGGCATGGCGACCAACATTCCGCCGCACAATCCCGCCGAGATCATCGACGCGACGCTGCATCTCATCGCGCAGCCGGAGGCAACGCTTGATGACCTGATGCGAATCGTCCCCGGCCCGGATTTCCCGACCGGCGGCATCATTCTCGGCCGCTCCGGCATCCGCAGCGCCTTCGAGACCGGCCGCGGCGGAATCGTCGTGCGCGCGCGCACCAGCATCGAGGAAATCCGCAAGGACCGCATGGCGATCATCGTCAGCGAGCTGCCTTATCAGGTGAACAAGGCGACGCTGCTCGAACGCATCGCCGAACTCGTGCGGGCCAAGGAAATCGAGGGCATTGCCGACCTGCGCGACGAGAGCGACCGCGAGGGCATGCGCATGGTGATCGAGCTGAAGCGCGACGCCACGCCAGAGGTCGTGCTCAACCATCTCTACCGCTTCACCCAGATGCAGACCGGCTTCGGCATCAACATGCTCGCCCTCGATGGCGGCCGGCCGCGCCAGCTCGGCCTGCGCGATGCGCTGGACTGCTTCATCGCCTTCCGCGAGGACGTGATCCTGCGCCGCTCGCGCTTCGAGCTGAACAAGGCGCGCGACCGGGCGCATCTGCTGGTCGGGCTCGGCATCGCGGTGGCGAATATCGACGAGGTGATCGCCCTGATCCGCGCGGCGCCGGACGCGGCCTCCGCCCGGATCGCCCTGATGGCGCGGGACTGGCCGGCCGGCGATGTCCGCCCGCTGCTCGAACTGATCGACGATCACGGCAACCAGATCTCGGCGGATGGTACCGTGCGCCTGACCGAGGCGCAGGCCCGCGGTATCCTCGAACTGCGCCTGCAGCGCCTCACCGGGCTCGAACGCGAGAAGATCCAGTCCGAACTCGCCGAGGTCGGCCGCCGCATCGGCGAATTGCTCGAAATCATCGCCTCCCGCCCGCGCCGGCTTGAGGTGATGCGCGACGAACTGCTCGCCGTGCGCGCCCGCATCGCCGCCCCGCGCCTGACCAGCATCGAGGACAGCGTCGCCGACCAGGACGACGAAAGTCTGATCGAGCCGGGCCAGATGGTCGTCACGATGACGCGCGACGGCTTCATCAAGCGCACGCCGCTCGAAGCCTTCCGCGCCCAGAACCGCGGCGGTCGCGGCCGCGCCGCCGCCTCGATGCGCGGCGACGACGTGATCACCCGCAGCTTCAACGCCCATACCCACCAGTTCGTGCTGTTCTTCAGCCAGGGCGGCAAGGCGTTCCGCGAGAAGGTCTGGCGCCTGCCCGAATCGGCGCCGGCGGCGAAGGGCAGGGCGATCGTCAACATCCTGCCCGAGCTGAATGGCGATGCCGTCACCGCCGTGCTGCCGCTGCCGCAGGACGAGAGCCTGTGGAACGACCTGCACCTCGTCTTCGCCACCGCCTCGGGCAATGTGCGGCGCAACCGTCTCGCCGATTTCCGCAATGTCCGTTCCACCGGCCTGATCGCGATGAAGCTCGACGACGGTGACCGTCTGATCGGCGTCGCCACCTGCCGCGAGGGCGACGACGTATTCCTTGCCACGCGTCAGGCCCGCTGCATCCGCTTCCAGATCACCGACGACACGCTGCGCGTCTTCGCGGGCCGCGACTCCAGCGGCGTGCGCGGCATCCGCCTCGGCGCCGGCGACGAGGTGATCTCGCTCTCCGTGCTCCGCCATGTCGAGGCGAGCGTGGACGAGCGCGCGGCCTACCTGAAATACGCCGCCGCCCAGCGCCGCGCCGGCGGTGAGGAGGGCGAGCTGGATGCTGTCGAGTCCGACGAGGCGGCGGCTGACATCCAGCTGACCCCCGAGCGGATCGCGGCCCTGCAATCGGCCGAGGAAATGATCCTCACCGTCACCACCGGCGGGTTCGGAAAACTCTCCTCGGCCTATGAATACCGCGTCACCGGCCGCGGCGGGCAGGGCATCGCCAATATCGCGCTCGCCGCGCGCAACGGCCGCGCGGTGGCCGCCAGCTTCCCCGTCCGGCCGGGGGACGACATCATGCTCGTCACCGACCAGGGCAAGCTGATCCGCGCCCCGGTGGACCAGGTGCGCATCACCGGCCGCCAGGCGATGGGCGTGACGCTTGTGCGGGTGGAAAAGGACGAACAGGTGACCAGCGTCTTCCCCGTCCTCGACGACGGCGGAGACGAAGCGGGGGAGGAACAGGATGGCTGA
- the coaD gene encoding pantetheine-phosphate adenylyltransferase, protein MADGGLIGLYPGTFDPITNGHLDIIGRAAQLCSKLVIGVARNAGKGPLFPTAERVEMVRAEIAPIAERTGTEIDVQAFDSLLIAFAQQVSAQVIVRGLRAVSDFDYEFQMAGMNARLDQRIETIFLMASERHQFISSRFVKEIAQLGGDISSFVPKLTLERTLRRVGRP, encoded by the coding sequence ATGGCTGATGGCGGTCTGATCGGTCTGTATCCGGGAACTTTCGATCCGATCACCAACGGGCATCTCGACATTATCGGCCGCGCCGCCCAGCTCTGCTCGAAGCTGGTCATCGGCGTGGCCCGCAATGCCGGCAAGGGGCCGCTGTTTCCCACCGCCGAGCGCGTCGAGATGGTCCGCGCCGAGATCGCGCCGATCGCCGAACGCACGGGCACCGAAATCGATGTGCAGGCGTTCGATTCGCTGCTGATCGCCTTTGCCCAGCAGGTCAGCGCACAAGTGATCGTGCGCGGGTTGCGCGCCGTCTCCGACTTCGATTACGAGTTCCAGATGGCCGGGATGAATGCACGACTCGACCAGCGGATCGAGACGATCTTCCTGATGGCAAGCGAGCGGCACCAGTTCATCTCGTCGCGTTTCGTCAAGGAGATCGCCCAGCTGGGCGGCGACATCTCGAGCTTCGTTCCGAAACTGACGTTGGAGAGGACCCTTCGCCGGGTTGGCAGACCATGA
- a CDS encoding peptidylprolyl isomerase, protein MIIRRRTLLAAAASTPLAGVFMSESASAASTSNTIHMTLPFGVVTIELRPDLAPKTCEQIRTLTARGFYNGCEFFRVIAGFMAQTGDPTNTGTGGSNLPNVPAEFTDKAKFLTGSVGMARTSDPNSGNSQFFICFAPAAWLDGQYTLFGQVTAGMDYVDEIKKGQGQSGRVTDPTKIIKMELAA, encoded by the coding sequence ATGATCATCAGACGCCGCACGCTTCTCGCCGCCGCCGCTTCCACCCCCCTTGCCGGAGTTTTCATGTCCGAATCCGCTTCCGCCGCCAGCACGTCGAACACCATTCACATGACGCTGCCCTTCGGCGTCGTCACGATCGAGCTGCGCCCCGACCTCGCGCCGAAAACCTGCGAGCAGATCCGCACGCTGACCGCGCGCGGCTTCTACAACGGCTGCGAATTCTTCCGCGTGATCGCCGGCTTCATGGCGCAAACCGGCGACCCCACCAACACCGGCACCGGCGGCAGCAACCTGCCCAACGTGCCCGCCGAGTTCACCGACAAGGCAAAGTTCCTCACCGGTTCGGTGGGCATGGCCCGCACCAGCGACCCGAACAGCGGGAACAGCCAGTTCTTCATCTGCTTCGCTCCCGCCGCCTGGCTTGACGGCCAGTACACCCTGTTCGGCCAGGTTACGGCGGGCATGGACTATGTGGACGAGATCAAGAAGGGCCAGGGCCAGAGCGGCCGGGTCACTGACCCGACCAAGATCATCAAGATGGAACTCGCCGCGTAA